TTGGCAACATAGTCGAGCAGCACGCGCATGCCGCGCTCATGCGCCGCCGCGAAGAGCTCGCGGAGATCGTCGTCGGTGCCCAGGCGCGGCTCGACATGCAGATAATCGGTCGCGTCGTAGCCGTGGTGCGTGGGCGACGGAAAGACCGGCGACAGCCAGAGGCAGTTAACGCCTAGCTCCTGTAAGTAGGGCAGCTTCTCGATCACGCCCCGCAGCGTGCCGCCCCAGATGGCGCCGAGCGACTGAGCGACATGCCAGCTTCGGCCAGCGCCGGGATTGAAGCGATCGACAAACACATGGTAGATCACCGCGTCGCGAATCCAATCCGGCACCCGCTCGCGATCGACATGATAGGCGAAGATGGCCGGCTCGCCGGTCAGCGGATCGGGATCGGCCCACGCCTGGCGTCCGGTGCGCGTCGCCGCCACGATCCGGTAGCGCACCAGCGTCCCCGCAGGCTGCGGCGGGATCATCCCCAGCCAGACCTGCCGGTAGCCCCACAGCAGCGTATCCCACAGCACCTCGCCGCGCTCAAGCTCAATCCGCGCCGACTCGGTCGTCGGATCGCTGCCGTCGAGCGTGTAGTAGGCCGTCACCGCGTCGGCGCTGACCTCCGTCCCAACCCGGACGCGCAGTTGCACCGGCTGCTCCGGCTCCGGGTCGACGGGCGTGATGTCGTGACCATGATGCACGCCGCGCCCCTGAGCCTGAAGCGCCGCCAGCCGCAGATCGTCGGTCGCCATCGTCCCAAAGATAAAATCTTGCGTAACGTTTGTCGGATTGTTCGTCATAGCATCCCAGTTCCGAGCTCCGAGTTCCACGTTTCAAGTTCGCTGGCTCTCGTTCTTGGTCCTTGGTCCCCCTTTGTTCCCTTCTCACCTTATTCCTTTGTTCTTCGACAGGCGAAGGGAGAAAGAGAGGATGGGGGCCAACCCCCACACCCCCGGCCTCACGGCGCTAGCACTAGCCCTTGACGCCGCCGACGGTCAGCCCTGAGACAAGATTGCGCTGCAACGCCAGGAACAGAATCATCACCGGCACCGAAACCATCAGCGACCCGGCGGCGAAGTAGCCCCAGGGCACCGCTTTATCATTCTGGAGAATAAACAGACCCACCGGCGCGGTATACTCCGCGCTGCTGTTGAGGATCGTCTGAGCGGTGATATACTCGTTCCATCCGGCCAGAAAGCTGAAGAGCGCTGTGATCGCCAGCACCGGACGCGCCAGCGGCAGCACCACGCGGAGGAACGCCTGCGTCGGCGATGCGCCGTCGATCAGCGCGGCCTCGCCAAGCTCGATCGGGATCGTATCGAAGTAGCCTTTGGTATTCCAGATGTTGAAGACCAGCGCGCCCGCCGAGTAGGCCAGGATCAGGCCGGTGTGGTCGAGCATGCCAAGCCGTTGCAGCAGCAGATAGAGCGGCACCAGCGCCATCACTGCCGGGAAGGATTGCAGCGCCAGGAAGAGCAGCAGCAGACCGGAGCGGCCCGGAAAGCGGAAGCGCGAGAAGGCATAGGCCGCCGGAGTAGCGATAAACAGCGTCGCGATCGTCGTCAGCGTGGCGATATAGAAGCTATTACGCACCCAGATGACAAAATCGGTTTTGGTCAGCATATACTGGTAGTTGCCCAGCGTCGTCTTGTCGGGCCACAGCGCAGTTGCCAGATTGGTCGAAAAGAGCGTCTGACCGGGCCGGACCGAGGCCGTTACCAAAAACCAGACCGGAAAGAGCGCAAAGAACACGGCGGCAATCAAGATCGCATAGACCACCACCATCTCAAGCACCGAGGCACGACGGCCAGAGCGAGCGCGTGCGCCAGGCAGCGACCGTTTCGCCGGTGTGACATCACTGACAGTCGCCACAGCAGACCTCCTAGTCGTATGCGGATTGGGTGATCCGATTAATGCGATTGTTGATCAGCACGAGCGAGAACAACAGAATGAAGACCAGCATGCCGAACGCCGCGCCGAGCGCAAAGAAGTTCTGACGGAAGGCCTGCTTATACACATACAGCATCACAAACTCGGTCGCGCCGGGCTGGCCCACCCTGGTCTGCGGCCC
This DNA window, taken from Herpetosiphonaceae bacterium, encodes the following:
- a CDS encoding sugar ABC transporter permease, whose protein sequence is MATVSDVTPAKRSLPGARARSGRRASVLEMVVVYAILIAAVFFALFPVWFLVTASVRPGQTLFSTNLATALWPDKTTLGNYQYMLTKTDFVIWVRNSFYIATLTTIATLFIATPAAYAFSRFRFPGRSGLLLLFLALQSFPAVMALVPLYLLLQRLGMLDHTGLILAYSAGALVFNIWNTKGYFDTIPIELGEAALIDGASPTQAFLRVVLPLARPVLAITALFSFLAGWNEYITAQTILNSSAEYTAPVGLFILQNDKAVPWGYFAAGSLMVSVPVMILFLALQRNLVSGLTVGGVKG